Proteins co-encoded in one Verrucomicrobiota bacterium genomic window:
- a CDS encoding exo-alpha-sialidase — protein MTTNPPGNFGVKRPALLMVFLALTQISFAEENFQVLPWRTNRPIVQITKELYKKRPQPGAAALVSVCYVGPKLERMEIHALEVRDDVPSEPRRRFSTDNGRTWSAFEPQPPTLSYPNKVEVWEGGGAKLYDSKARVLVEVWLRQIAVQGRYNCFTYYRLSRDHGKTWSVPKQLRYEDGADFDPADPLRPDFLQRNQAYFGSHILPLSNGTLILCVAHANAPGDPANDKRAWRMGSLCFIGKWNARAQDYQWTPGKRVEIAPTISSRGLMEPEVAELNDHRVLVIWRGSNTAQTPGRKWFSTSSDGGKTLSKVQELKYDDGSRFYSPSSYHRMIRHSVTGKLYWIGNISAVPPNGNSPRYPLVIAEVDEKIPALKRATVTAIDDRQPGQGDAIQFSNFSLLEDRESHKLECYLTLYGENATNIFSADNYKYTLTFN, from the coding sequence GTGACCACGAACCCCCCGGGCAACTTTGGAGTGAAACGACCCGCGTTGTTGATGGTCTTTTTGGCACTGACTCAAATCTCTTTTGCGGAGGAGAATTTCCAGGTTCTGCCCTGGAGGACCAACCGGCCGATTGTCCAAATCACGAAGGAACTCTACAAAAAACGTCCCCAACCGGGCGCGGCGGCCTTGGTGTCGGTGTGTTACGTCGGGCCGAAGCTGGAGCGGATGGAAATCCACGCGCTGGAGGTTCGGGACGACGTGCCGAGCGAGCCGAGGCGGCGTTTTTCCACGGACAATGGACGGACCTGGTCGGCCTTTGAACCGCAACCCCCCACGCTCAGTTATCCGAACAAGGTTGAGGTCTGGGAAGGCGGTGGCGCAAAGCTGTACGATTCGAAGGCAAGAGTGTTGGTCGAGGTTTGGTTGCGGCAGATTGCGGTGCAGGGACGGTACAACTGCTTTACCTACTACCGGCTGTCGCGCGACCACGGCAAGACTTGGAGTGTGCCGAAACAACTGCGGTATGAGGATGGTGCGGACTTCGACCCTGCCGACCCGCTTCGGCCGGATTTCCTCCAGCGCAATCAAGCATACTTCGGCAGCCACATCCTTCCGCTCAGCAACGGCACCCTCATTCTCTGCGTCGCGCACGCCAATGCTCCCGGTGATCCGGCCAACGACAAACGCGCCTGGCGGATGGGCTCGTTGTGCTTCATCGGCAAGTGGAATGCCCGCGCACAAGATTACCAATGGACGCCGGGCAAGCGGGTTGAAATTGCGCCAACGATTTCGTCGCGTGGTTTAATGGAGCCGGAAGTCGCGGAGTTGAACGACCATCGCGTCCTCGTTATCTGGCGTGGCTCGAACACGGCACAAACTCCGGGACGCAAATGGTTCAGCACGTCTTCCGACGGCGGCAAGACCTTGAGCAAAGTGCAGGAGTTGAAATACGACGACGGCTCACGCTTTTACTCACCTTCCTCCTACCACCGCATGATCCGTCACAGTGTGACCGGGAAACTGTATTGGATCGGCAACATCTCCGCCGTGCCGCCCAACGGCAACTCGCCGCGTTATCCGCTCGTGATCGCTGAAGTTGACGAAAAAATTCCTGCCCTCAAACGCGCCACCGTCACCGCCATCGATGATCGCCAGCCCGGCCAAGGCGACGCGATTCAATTCTCGAACTTTTCATTGCTGGAGGACCGTGAGTCTCACAAACTGGAATGTTACCTGACGCTGTATGGCGAAAATGCCACCAACATTTTCAGCGCCGACAATTACAAGTACACGCTGACCTTTAATTGA
- a CDS encoding HEPN domain-containing protein: MKPDTEEWVATAEEDYTIAGLALRSRTRKPTANSIGFHCQQCVEKYLKARMVEDGAPVIKTHDLQVLLNQLLVRHPLWAAFHTTLGNLTNYAVKFRYPGHVATRADARAALKACRSIRAEVRLSLGLPKK, encoded by the coding sequence ATGAAGCCTGATACGGAGGAGTGGGTGGCCACCGCCGAGGAAGATTACACGATCGCCGGCCTGGCGTTGCGGAGTCGCACCCGGAAACCGACCGCCAACTCGATTGGATTTCATTGCCAGCAATGCGTCGAAAAATATCTCAAGGCGCGGATGGTTGAAGACGGAGCGCCCGTCATCAAGACCCACGACCTTCAAGTCCTGCTGAATCAATTATTAGTTCGCCATCCGCTTTGGGCCGCTTTCCACACGACGCTTGGCAACTTGACAAATTACGCTGTAAAGTTCCGTTACCCCGGACACGTCGCGACGCGGGCGGATGCGCGGGCAGCGCTGAAAGCGTGCCGCTCCATTCGCGCCGAAGTCCGCCTGAGTCTTGGCCTGCCCAAAAAGTGA
- a CDS encoding nucleotidyltransferase domain-containing protein, with product MNRKGRKQAKRPTNGQAPIRLWHPEVPGPLWNGTRRVGRNQIERYCRVVAREFRPKKIILFGSYAYGKPTLDSDVDLAVVMPFRGRDIQMMGKIRGQVGAPFPMDLLVWSPARARKTDYFTREVLTRGKVMYEA from the coding sequence ATGAACCGCAAAGGCCGAAAACAAGCCAAACGACCCACAAACGGACAGGCACCCATCCGGCTGTGGCATCCAGAAGTGCCTGGCCCACTTTGGAACGGCACCCGGCGCGTGGGCCGCAATCAAATCGAACGCTATTGCCGCGTGGTGGCACGTGAGTTTCGTCCGAAGAAAATTATCCTGTTTGGTTCGTATGCGTATGGCAAACCAACACTGGATTCCGATGTGGACCTGGCGGTGGTCATGCCTTTCCGGGGACGCGACATCCAGATGATGGGAAAAATTCGCGGGCAGGTGGGAGCGCCATTTCCGATGGACCTGCTGGTTTGGAGTCCCGCTCGTGCGCGGAAGACGGATTACTTCACACGCGAAGTGCTGACGCGCGGCAAGGTGATGTATGAAGCCTGA